A single window of Watersipora subatra chromosome 11, tzWatSuba1.1, whole genome shotgun sequence DNA harbors:
- the LOC137408722 gene encoding protein FAM200A-like, translating to MEEKVAQGNFSMFESLSLILEPKDKESISMHESLQSNIISHWKSLESEYQHYFPETAKHALRALLPFVSPYLCEFAFSSMVVLKSKQRNQLGLDDMRCALSTISPKIENLVKNKEYNPPH from the exons ATGGAGGAAAAGGTAGCTCAAGGTAATTTTTCTATGTTTGAATCGCTTTCCTTGATTCTAGAGCCCAAAGATAAAGAGTCTATTTCAATGCATGAATCATTACAAAGTAATATTATATCTCACTGGAAATCTTTGGAGTCAGAGTATCAGCACTATTTTCCTGAG ACAGCCAAACATGCCCTTCGAGCTCTGCTCCCATTTGTGTCTCCATACTTATGCGAGTTCGCTTTCTCCTCCATGGTTGTTCTCAAGTCGAAACAACGAAACCAACTGGGACTTGACGACATGCGATGCGCTTTGTCAACCATTTCCCCAAAGATTGAGAACTTGGTGaaaaacaaggagtacaatccaccccactaa